One stretch of Glycine soja cultivar W05 chromosome 7, ASM419377v2, whole genome shotgun sequence DNA includes these proteins:
- the LOC114418948 gene encoding uncharacterized protein LOC114418948 — MASMTMLQTMIPKNAPNLPPRVGASSNNTTKISFGGSGRVLWTGIQRNRNNRSSSIVVAAVGDVSSDGTAYLVAGAIAVALVGTAFPIFFSRKDTCPECDGAGFVRKANVTLRANAARKDQTQIVCARCNGLGKLNQIDK; from the exons ATGGCATCCATGACTATGCTTCAGACCATGATTCCTAAGAATGCACCGAACCTCCCTCCTCGTGTTGGTGCTTCTTCCAACAACACTACTAAGATCTCATTTGGTGGCTCAGGTAGGGTACTGTGGACCGGGATTCAGAGGAACAGGAATAATAGGTCTTCTTCGATTGTAGTTGCTGCAGTTGGAGATGTTTCATCTGATGGCACTGCGTACCTTGTTGCTGGTGCCATTGCTGTGGCTCTAGTTGGAACGGCCTTCCCCATCTTCTTCTCTCGCAAAGACAC ATGCCCTGAATGTGATGGAGCAGGGTTTGTGCGGAAGGCTAATGTGACATTGAGAGCAAATGCAGCAAGAAAGGATCAAACCCAAATCGTTTGTGCTCGCTGCAATGGTTTGGGCAAACTTAACCAAATTGACAAATAG
- the LOC114418949 gene encoding E3 ubiquitin-protein ligase RDUF1-like, with the protein MASLGSPSSFWCYRCNRIVRVPQNHAVLLCPDCNSGFLEELQTPPHSRRSTRGGGGSPFNPVIVLRNANDVVSPETRNFELYYNDAVSGSSGPSSLRPLPQGVSEFLMGSGFDNVLDQLDAAAGGAGALPPTAASKAAIESMPVVKILASHTYAESHCAVCMENFEINCDAREMPCGHVYHSECIVPWLSVRNSCPVCRHEVPSDEVEESNNNTVGLTIWRLPGGGFAVGRFIGGRELPLVYTEMDGGFNGANGVPRRVAWDSSVGRSRENRGFGAAFRNVFSYIGRVRSSFSRRTRNSRANGRSRS; encoded by the coding sequence ATGGCATCACTGGGATCTCCGTCTTCTTTCTGGTGCTACCGCTGCAACCGCATAGTTAGGGTTCCACAAAACCACGCCGTTCTCCTCTGCCCCGATTGCAACTCCGGCTTCCTCGAAGAGCTCCAAACCCCTCCCCACTCGCGCCGATCCACGCGCGGCGGCGGTGGGTCCCCCTTCAACCCGGTAATCGTCCTGCGCAACGCAAACGACGTCGTCTCGCCCGAAACGCGGAACTTCGAACTCTACTACAACGACGCCGTTTCAGGTTCCTCCGGCCCAAGCAGTCTCCGTCCTTTACCACAGGGAGTATCCGAGTTCCTCATGGGCTCCGGCTTCGACAATGTACTCGACCAGCTCGACGCCGCCGCGGGGGGCGCCGGAGCACTGCCCCCCACGGCAGCGTCGAAAGCGGCGATCGAGTCGATGCCGGTGGTTAAGATCCTCGCGAGCCACACCTACGCGGAATCGCACTGCGCGGTCTGCATGGAGAATTTCGAGATCAACTGCGACGCACGTGAGATGCCGTGCGGTCACGTGTACCATTCCGAGTGCATCGTGCCGTGGCTCTCGGTGAGAAACTCGTGCCCCGTGTGCCGCCACGAGGTTCCTTCGGATGAAGTTGAAGAAAGTAATAACAATACTGTGGGGTTGACTATTTGGAGACTTCCTGGGGGAGGATTCGCTGTGGGCAGGTTCATCGGAGGGAGGGAGCTCCCACTGGTGTATACGGAGATGGACGGCGGGTTTAACGGCGCTAACGGCGTTCCAAGGAGAGTCGCTTGGGATAGCTCCGTTGGGAGGTCTAGGGAGAATAGAGGCTTCGGTGCTGCTTTCAGGAATGTTTTTTCGTATATCGGGAGGGTTAGGAGCTCGTTTTCTCGCCGAACGAGAAATTCGCGTGCCAACGGAAGATCTCGTTCTTAA
- the LOC114418947 gene encoding pre-mRNA-splicing factor SLU7-A-like — protein sequence MATASVAFKSREDHRKQIELEEARKAGLAPAELDEDGKEINPHIPQYMSSAPWYLNAERPSLKHQRKWKSDPNYTKSWYDRGAKIFQADKYRKGACENCGAMTHDSKSCMERPRRVGAKWTNKHIAPDEKIETFELDYDGKRDRWNGYDASTYARVIERYEARDEARKKYLKEQQLKKLEKSNQNGEDAASDGDEEEEEDEDEDDLRVDEAKVDESKQMDFAKVEKRVRTTGGGSTGTVRNLRIREDTAKYLLNLDVNSAHYDPKTRSMREDPLPDADPNEKFYLGDNQYRNSGQALEFKELNIHAWEAFDKGQDVHMQAAPSQAELLYKNFKVMKEKLKYQTKETIIEKYGNAADEDKLPRELLLGQSERQVEYDRAGRIIKGQEAALPRSKYEEDVYINNHTTVWGSWWKDHQWGYKCCKQTIRNSYCTGAAGIEAAEAASDLMKANIARKEAATDDPAPVEEKKLATWGTDVPDDLVLDEKLLAESLKKEEQRKREEKDERKRKYNVRWNDEVTAEDMEAYRMKKVHHDDPMKDFLH from the exons ATGGCCACCGCTTCAG TGGCATTTAAGTCCAGGGAGGACCACCGCAAGCAGATTGAGTTGGAGGAGGCGCGTAAAGCGGGGCTTGCGCCAGCTGAACTCGATGAAGATGGAAAGGAAATCAATCCTCACATTCCCCAGTATATGTCCTCTGCTCCTTGGTATCTTAATGCTGAGAGACCT AGTTTGAAACATCAAAGGAAATGGAAATCTGACCCCAATTACACCAAATCATGGTACGATAGAGGTGCTAAAATCTTTCAGGCAGACAAGTATCGGAAAGGTGCTTGTGAGAA CTGTGGAGCTATGACACATGATTCTAAGTCATGCATGGAAAGACCACGGAGAGTGGGAGCAAAATGGACAAACAAACACATTGCTCCTGATGAAAAGATAGAAACTTTTGAGCTTGACTATGATGGAAAACGGGACAGATGGAATGGCTATGATGCATCAACGTATGCTCGAGTCATTGAGAGGTATGAAGCTAGAGATGAAGCTCGAAAGAAGTACCTGAAAGAACAGCAGCTGAAGAAACTGGAGAAGAGCAACCAAAATGGTGAGGATGCTGCAAGTGATGGggatgaagaggaagaggaagatgaagatgaagatgatttAAGGGTAGATGAGGCAAAGGTTGATGAGAGCAAACAAATGGACTTTGCAAAGGTTGAGAAGCGTGTGCGTACAACAGGTGGTGGGAGTACAGGAACTGTGAg GAATCTACGTATTCGAGAGGATACTGCAAAATATCTTCTTAATCTTGATGTCAATTCTGCACACTATGATCCCAAGACCAGATCCATGCGTGAGGATCCACTTCCAGATGCAGATCCAAAtgaaaagttttatttg GGTGATAACCAATATAGAAATAGTGGGCAAGCTTTAGAATTCAAGGAACTAAACATCCATGCTTGGGAAGCCTTTGACAAGGGACAAGATGTTCACATGCAAGCAGCTCCATCCCAAGCTGAATTACTCTATAAGAATTTCAAGGTCATGAAGGAGAAGTTAAAGTATCAAACAAAGGAAACCATTATTGAGAAGTATGGCAATGCGGCCGATGAGGACaaacttccaagagaacttctGCTGGGCCAAAGTGAAAGGCAAGTTGAGTATGATCGTGCAGGTAGAATTATTAAGGGCCAG GAAGCAGCTCTCCCCAGGAGCAAGTATGAAGAAGATGTTTACATTAACAACCACACGACTGTTTGGGGCTCATGGTGGAAGGATCATCAATGGGGCTATAAGTGCTGCAAGCAGACAATACGCAATAGCTATTGCACTGGTGCTGCTGGTATTGAGGCTGCTGAGGCTGCAAGTGATCTTATGAAAGCTAATATTGCCCGTAAGGAGGCTGCTACAG ATGATCCTGCACCTGTGGAGGAGAAAAAGCTTGCTACATGGGGTACTGATGTCCCCGATGATCTAGTTCTAGATGAAAAATTGCTTGCTGAATCACTCAAGAAG GAGGaacaaagaaagagagaagagaaagatgagaGGAAACGCAAATATAATGTTAGATGGAACGATGAGGTTACTGCAGAGGACATGGAGGCATACAGGATGAAGAAAGTACATCATGATGATCCAATGAAGGATTTTCTGCACTGA